The window GCAGTGATCACAGGCCAAAGAAACCTTTATCAGGGATCATTCCTGACTATAGCTGTGACACTGACAGTGATGTTGAATCGATATCTGCAACGGTACATCACTTGTCTTCATTATCAATATACCTTCATGGAGTAATTAATCTGTAGTCTCATGTATTAATTCTAATATGACAGAGTTACCAAGGAACATCGAGTCCAGGTGGTGAAAGCGTTGGTAGCTCCAGTAGTCACTCTCAAACAGGCTTAGATGAGATGATATCGTTGAGCAAAGATCTACAAACTTCTCATGAACCTTCCATCAGTAGAAAGACCCGAGAATCTCAACtaaaacaagaggtctttgagttGATTTTGCGGCTACTTGGATCTTACGATCTCAAAACATATGTTGAATTTACATGATAATGACTATTGTGATTTTCCTTTACAGATGAAACAAGATACGTCAAGAGCCTCTGGTGCGTCCAAAGACAAGAAGTCATATATGGTAAAGACAGAGAAGACGGGATGCTTTATTATTACAGAGGAAGCAATGGAGAGAAACCGGAAGACTCCACGGTATATCTATCTCGTGAGGATGATCATAGGTTTCATTCTCTTGCTGGCTCTCATTGGCAACATCATATCAGTACTAAGTACTAACAGTCAAATCAGAAAGCActcgttttaaaatttaattctgTATTCTTctgaaaatttgatatataattgtgtgtgtgtgtgtgtgtgtgtgtatgaacAAGAGGTATGTCTTGGGCCTATAGTTAAATGAAATTTAGGGTATGAAAATTATGACATTCACGGAAAAGGGGGTTGGTTatgcaaaatcaagaagaagccaaaattaaatttcaacggaaacaaaataaaagaaaacaaaaccttgCAGAGACGACGAAGATCTTCCCGAATAGCTACCAGAGAAGAGATCGACGAAAGCAAAATCGCAAATGTTAAAATCACTAGCGATTGATTGATAATTGATTTGCATCGCAACgtctttttttaatgttcttaaTAATATAACcgttacaaaattaaaatgaaactaGGCTAAATTTTGATGGGCTTAAAAAGTATTGGCCCATATATAAATACTGGTTTTACGTTATTTACTTTCTCAAGAATTATAGagtaagaaaataagaaagctATTAGAGGATTTGAGTCAATTACATGTTTCAAATGTTTCACGCTCTATATAAGggaatttaattataattttttgttcgaGTGGTTTAATTTGAGTCTCTATGACAACTATGGTCATGAATGAAAGAtggtttttaaatggtttttggattatagtttttggtttttagtttttgatttttattttttgagatttcagtttttgtaataaagttattttttggttattttaaaaaatatttacatatggaaaaataaaaataaataaaagaatcgTAAGTTTTAGCTAAAATCTCTAATTATGTGGATTctagtttttgttaatatatgtaaaaaaaaagctccaaacattttgttttatttagtgtaaaatttttgaatggagaaaaaattggtttttgaaaaacaaaatctaaaaactattGTAAAATCTACTTGCCATTCAATACCTAACTAGTATTAACCCCGTAGTCATATGAATCAAAGTGCATTTtataatccaacaaaaaaaataaaaatgttgagaCCATCTGTGAAAAAGTGATATgcaattaaaatatactttaaccCACGATTACATACAAagaacattttttgtttttcgtcaAACACATACAAAGAACATAGGGATGAATTATCCATAAAGTGAgcttagagagagaaagtgactGGTCGAAAATGGAAGGGGCGAAGAAGTAAGCTCCATAAAGCTTTATTGGCAATATTTCTGTATTTcatcaaacttaaaaataaacacCTAAGTAATCACAACATCGATATAATGATGCTGGTGCATATAGAAAAATCAGAGAACAATATAGAGAAAATACAAAAGGTTCATCATGATCATGTGTTATCCGCTGCATCCACTGCAAAAGCCAATAAAAAGAAACGTTTAAAAAAGAGAATGGACAATTACTGTAAGTGTGGAATAAGATTTTAAAGGTAAATGAACGGGTCTTTACATGCCCAAAAATTAAATTGACCCTTACTACTAAGATAAAGATTTTTATGCttgcaaaataaaaaaccaaGATAAGTGAATATGAGTTTACCAATTTCTATTCTAGTTGTCATAGTTAGGGAACTGCTAACTTCCATAACCTATACTTAGAGATGGAATCAAGGGGTTAATAACTTAGCTGATGTTTGAGATAACGATTGAATAACAATGATAAATTCAAAAGTTCTGCGATAAATACCCTGcagatttataaatatttctttgaaaacaacatttgtCATTGTCTCACGTTTACCCACTTGTCGACAATGAGAATCTTCAATCTTCAATCTTTGTCTCTTAACTCTTTTTCCTGGACATGGATGATAACATGTTAAACATTAATCAGTTTAAGATAATCAACCAACTAATTAGACCCATAATTGAAAAACAGAAATATGAGATAATCGATGAAGAAAGAGGAGATAAtaaactgacaaaaaaaaagagatcgtAAAATTGAATCTTCAGAATGAAGAAAGTACCTGATTGTGGAGAATAATCGATGTGAAAAGATGAGAAGACCATCGAAAGAGTTTATAGATACAGATAGTCGAGATTTTGGCGGAGAAGAAGTGGAAGAGGTGGAGATCGTGAgtgatgacaaagaaaaatgtttaaagaattttttttcttaatgataatAATTGAAAACGataatcattatttttctcGCCTaccatcactttttttttattattttttttctaaaattaatttggttttgttgatatGTCACATTTTTATtagtgacttgtgctttatagaaTAAAGGATtgtaatgtttatttaattaaagaaaattaaatatatagatttctctaatgatatgatcctcccaaagattcggcaccttcgagttggttgatagagacaccttgattctaaagacgacgaagcctcaagaataaggatggtggaatgaatggtcgcacaagagttgcggaaaaactcttgatataccggtttgatctttcagcctcacaccaaaaagatcagatctctcagcctcgcaccaaggagatcggggttttgactatcggaatcacaccaagtagtcggttttgattgttggaatcacaccaagcaatcggttttgttcacaaagaacagaagagaatcactctcaaaaagaaaaggttttgataaaaagttggattgttgattatttctttactcttacatgagtttatataagataagaaaacttggtaacaaagccaagtattattcttgaaactaaaaacaataaagatagatagttgaatgaagattcaactcttgaattttgtcttcccaaggtttccttcccaaggtgagttgaactccaattttcgtcacttctctttgaccacaaaataaagtgattattttgggctttcttggacttgaattaggctcaaactgggctggacttgataggtatcatccccaaaataatttcccatgctctcttttgcCATAAGTTCTTGTATTAGCCCATTAAGTACCTCCTTGatctttttaactctctttgactccttgatccaatttgctgatgagaaacagcatgggctgtatcatttcttcatcttgggcttagtagaaaacaactcctggttgccaaacataattctggaagctcttaaaccaacTGGACCTGAAACTCATCAAGTTAAGAAATAGATccacctcctttggcaaatgggaCGTAACTCTGTGGTTTGTTGgccaaatcttgtgttcttgagcttgttggaaacataagagatccattgagATCCTCCAGTTGATTTCGTGTCCAAATTGATTCtgagttggtctgtgtaacacgatctttggctcagacgcGAAAATGGAACTAGGacagatccactgacttgaaatatccatatctttcaagtatgaactgattttaacgtgcttccaattctcagtggttctaggatggatcaagatttcagaacagttttgttcatagcTTGAGTACTTCTggcttggtcggaatcctcctttgaattcTCGTAGGTCTAagtcgcgtagccatgagttcacctgatttgtaaaatgaataactccttcacctaaactctgattggactgattcaacttcgagatatgctctagatgaggTAAGAATGCATCCCAAATAGCAGTTTGGTAGGAAGAGTTGATCTTTGACTTCGTTCGTgttgagcaagactcaagggtcgtcttggatggtctcatgatcatatcatctaatcacaatataaaaaattagatttattaacaatttaaccgttgagaaagaaaaaaaacgtcAATTTTCTCTGCGTCTAAAACGCGTTTACGGTTAGTTTAAATTGCATCATTTAGGATCGTACGATTTTAAAGTATCTGATGGATCAACAATCATTATGGATGATAATTATACTCGTTAGATAACGCATGAacgattatatttatatattcacagaaactcttttttttcttcatactttattatttttttccccaaatttttctctctctcttttttttttttttttttttttttttttttttNCGAGAAGAATGAAAAAGTCTACGACTTCGACGATTCGTGGGGAGATTGGTTTCAAATTAATCTTAAGGTTAGTAGTATGCATTCAATTTCTCTTAATCGCGTAATCGTTTTTAGgattgataagttttttttggtaatcgctcttatatattttgtgttgatCTTTCTAGggttcttgtttttggtttgatttaggCATGAAACTATTATAATCGGCTGGGCTTCGTCTCCTTCGTGATGATTGGTTTCAAATTAAGGTTAGTTGTATGTATTTCAATTTCTCTGTATCGTGAATTCGTTTCTTGGATTGAtaagtttattttgtaatcgCTCGCTCTTATGTATGCTGTATTGATCtatctagggttttgtttttggtttgattcgaGAACGAAACTACAACAATC is drawn from Camelina sativa cultivar DH55 chromosome 8, Cs, whole genome shotgun sequence and contains these coding sequences:
- the LOC104707946 gene encoding NAC domain-containing protein 69, with protein sequence MVSDSNSVRAAVNRAPKFEQPGQDKIFGISVDDLKSPTNKQEDLSLWDVLHPDMLFSDNNNPTLLPHLSPNDDEFLGGLRHIDREQVEYLFANEEFISTPTTYMQENRSDHRPKKPLSGIIPDYSCDTDSDVESISATSYQGTSSPGGESVGSSSSHSQTGLDEMISLSKDLQTSHEPSISRKTRESQLKQEMKQDTSRASGASKDKKSYMVKTEKTGCFIITEEAMERNRKTPRYIYLVRMIIGFILLLALIGNIISVLSTNSQIRKHSF